The sequence below is a genomic window from Lolium perenne isolate Kyuss_39 chromosome 7, Kyuss_2.0, whole genome shotgun sequence.
GATTTGCAGTGACTTGAGCTGGTTCAGGCGGCCAAGCGCAGGCAGCGTGGTGCATGATGTGCAGTTGTCAAGATCCAAGAAGGCAAGACTGGGGAAGGAGGTGCTTAGTTTGGGACCCGCGATCCAGTTTGGAAACTTTCGACCTTGGTAGTTCTTGATTACCAGCTTCTCAACGCTTTGCGGCGGGGTAAGCTCATTCCATATCTTTTCGCTCGCTTTGGCTGAATCATCTTTACTGCACTGATTGTTTATTTCACGCTCGCTCTTCTCTTCTTTCCCTGCTCCCTCTAGGTTCTCCTGTTCttcctcatgttcttcttcttcaattAATGGTGCTTGCTCAGACAGGTGCAAAACCTTCAGAAATGGCTTGTTTGCAAGTGCAGCAGCTCCTGAAGTAGTAGCCCTGTCGATTCTTTCTAAATGAAGGTACCTCAATTCTGACAAGAATTTAAGGTCATCTAAATCACAGCCCTCGGGATCATTGCTGTCATGACCAATGATTAGACCAGATAAATGGTTAAGATGCTGCAATTCACCCACACCTTTCGGTACATAGCGTAGGGAAGTTCCTTGGAGACAAAGGCATCTAAGCTCTTGTAATGCACTTATGGACCAAGGGAGTTTCTGTAAACTTTGACATCCTTGAAGGCTCAAGGTCTGTAGATTTACGAGAAAGCCGACGGAAGAGGGTATATCTCTGACCTGCGTACCGTCAAGATTAAGGAGCCTCAGATGTagcaagtttcctatggattttgGGAGAGCCTCTACTGCTGTATTGCTCAAATCCAAGACACGCAAGCACGGGGCTGACACGATAAGATCATCTATTACTCTGACATTCGGGCTGTTGAAGAGCATCAGTGACCTTAGGCTCATCTGCTGCTTCACTGAAATTGGACCCTCCAGGCTGTTCTCCATGTTACACAACGCAAGATGGCGAGGCTTTGACATTGAGGACAATGGGCCCATGCTCGATCTCTGCTGACCATCAATTAAGATACTCTCGTCTGTTATCAGAGAGCGGGCTAGTGAGCGTAGAAGATCATGTGTTATCCAGCACTGGTCAAGATTGTCAGGATCGGGTTGCAACAAGTTTCTGCCTATCAATTCTAAATAGTACTCTTCAGCAGACTCTTCCAGTTCCTTGTTTTCACTGGCCTTCACAAGGCCTTCAGCAATCCAATGCCGCACAAGATCAAAGCGCCGAATGGGGCATTCTTCCGGATACAGAGAGCAATGGAGGAAGCATTCCTTCAGTTCAGAAGGCAGATCAACAAAACTCAAGTAGAGAGCTTGCGGCACTTGTTGAAGGAACGGTCGCATGGACCAAGCATCACTATCCAGGATCACCTCCCACTCAGCCTTGCTCGCGCGTCTTGACCTTAGGACGCCTGCGATGACCTTGATTGCTAGAGGGTGGCCTTCGCTTCTCTCCGCGATCTTAATCCCAACATCCTCCAGTGCTCCAAGCTCTTCTGAGCTGGAGTCTGCGAAAACCTGTTCGCGCAATAACGCCCAGCTATTCTCCGCGTCCATTCTGTCGACGCGGTGGACGATCGCCTTCAAGCCTGTCGCCACTTCCTCGTCCCGTGTCGTGATGAGTATTCTGCCTCTTGCCACACCATCTCCCAGTGGATCTTTGAGCAGGTTATCCCATATACTCGGGCTGTCTAGGTCATCTAAGACGATAAGAAACCTCTTCGAGAGAGCAGAGCCGAGGAGGCCAAGGAGCTCCTCCTTGTTGTCTGTATCCCCAATGTTCACACCGGCACCTGCGATGATCTTCTTCAAGAAAGCCGCTTCCGACAGATCCTTGGACATCTTCACCCACACGCAGATCGGGAAGTTCTCGGTCATCCTCTCGTCGGTGAATATCTCCCTGGCAAGCGTCGTCTTGCCGATCCCCACCGCGCCGACAATTGCGAAGACGTCCACCTTCTTCTTGCCCTCTCTAATCATCCTCGGCACGAGCGCGGCCACGGACTTCTGGACATGCGTCCCCACCGCACACGCCGGCAGCTCGTGGCAGCTCCTGATGCGCGTTTCATCACTGATCAGCCAGTCCCTCCTCGCGATCAATGATCCGGCAGGGAGCGCGGGCATCTCATCCTCCATCTCCCTCAGCCGGATGTCGATGTCCCTGATGGTGAAGCCGATCTCGTGGTGGAACTTCTGGGGGGCAGACGACCTGAAGCAGGAGAACATCATGAAGGCGCACCGCACCTTGGGGGCGGGCGGGTGGTCCGCGTCGGCGAGGACCTTGGCGCCCTCCACGGCGCAGACGTCGAGCACGTCGTCCACCTCATACATGGCGTCCTTCAGCTGCGCCACCCAGGCGTCGGTCTTGGAGCTGAGCACCCTCCTCTGCTCCTCGTGGGCGACCACGGCGTCGATGCGGGCGAGCGTGGCCAGGAGGCCCCGCACGTTCTCCCGGATGCCCAGCGCCGCGCAGGCCTCCTGCCCCGCAAAGTCCTCCAGCGCCGCCGCGCACCGCTGGACCAGGGAGTCCAGCACCGCCGCCATGGTGGGATCCTGAGGAGTGCTTGCGGCAGAGGTCGCGCGCCACCCCTGCAGCGACGACGAAATGGGGGAAACATTCTGTCAGTACGCGGGAAGAAAATCGAATCTTTTGAACCGAAATTATTAGAATCAGTTAATTGATTTCCTAGCGCGAGGATTGGCATCAAAGATCGAATTTTTTTTGTTTCTACTGAATTCTATTCTTCTGCTGATTTAGCAAAAGAGATTCTTTCCCCATCGATTCTCAagatcaaaaaaaaaaacccgACATACGGGAGATCAGCATCGAGACAAACCAAAATTATCTCTATTTACGCAATAAATTCTGCTCAAACAGGAGgggaaaaaaaggaaagaaacaAATTCATCTAATCAGATGAATCGATTGGTTACCTGGTAAAGATTGGGgaggagcgagaggaggaggaggaggaagaagaggaaggtgGGAAGCCAAGGAGGGGGCGGCGACGGCGAGTGCCACCACCTGCCTCAACCTCAACGGCCACCACCTTCCTCCCCTCCCTACTTTCCCAGCCAAATCAAATAATGCCGATCTATCTATCTGTCCCTCTCTCCAGAAGCTTTCCCCCTCATAATTTCTCACAAGTCCTCCGATCCACATAGAAATGGACAGCGAATGGGAACAACAACCTGTCACAGCTTCATTTTTTTTTCTCACAAGCCCTTGGATAGTTTTTGTCCTTTAAAATGAACACTACAGGGGTATGGTTAGGAAGAAGGCTGTGGGGCTCCTGATCTTGGCAGGGACATTGGTTGGATTCCGGAGGAGTGTGAGGGGCAGTGGGGTAGCAGAATTGGCCAGGCTATATTTGTAATCAGGGTTTCCAGCTGACAGCAATGGATAGCAACATCTTGTGCTTTTTTTGCTTCAATGAGTGCACGTTGCAAGAAAAACATGTTTTCATGAAAAATGTGAACAATATAGTTTTTTTTTATACTTTGCCATGAACAATGCAAACAACAAGTTTTTATTTTCTACTTTATCATGTAATTCTGGCATTCTAATTTCAGTTGTGAGTCatgtaaatattttttttagACTGAAGGCTCGAGAGTccggctttaaattaataaaatcaCCACGGGCCAGAGTACAAGTTATGTGAATATAATGTTTATGTCAACATCACATGTACCTGGCAGGAGGAAGAAAATAACGTTACACGATTCCATCGATGAAATAAGGGATTAAATATGACAGGCCTGCAGCGACTAAGCAAAACGGCATATTGGTCTACACTTTTATTTTGTTTATCTTGCATATTTAAATATGGGGGAAGCGACTAAGTGAGCGATTTTTTTTTGGCTCGTTCCTCAATAATCTCAGAAGGAAAAAACACCTCGCTCCTCTCGCCCCCCGCGCGGGCGAGCAGGggcgaaccctagccgccgcgcctCCCAGCCCGTCTCTTCCCCCTCCCTCTCTGCGCCGCCACCGGCGCGGGCCGCACGGCGTTGCtgtgcggtgccggcggcggcggggcggccTTTCCCCGCGAGCGCGGAGCTCGGCGCGGCGCAGGCGGCCCGTGGCGGTGCACCTCGGCCTTCGGCGGTCTGATGCGACGGTGTGAGATCCGCGTGTCGGGTGGAAGGAGGCGCAGCGGCGCCGTCGTTGGCGGCGGAGCGGCGGTCGGGAGGGGTGGTGGCGGCGTCCGTTCGGCCAAGATCTGGGCCCCTTTCGGGCCCGATCTGGGCTTGGCGGGCTGTAGGCCCCTGGTTCGACCTTGCGGCTCCCTGGTGGCGGAAGAGGCTCGTCGGCGGTGGCAGGGTGGTGGCGACGCCATGGCCGGCCTGCTGCAACTTGGCGGCGAGGACTTCACGGGCCTGGTTGGGCTCGGCGGGGCCAGGAGGGCCTGGTTTGTCCTTGCTGCTTCTTCCGGTCGGCTGCCGTGAAGACCGCAGGTGGTGGTCATCCGGTGGAGGTTGTTCCCTCCCGCCGGTAGTGGTGTGCTACCCTGGGCCCTGCTGtctccctcttcttcctctaggCCTTGCGCCGGTGTCCACGGCGAGACAACGATGAGGACTTCAAGACCGTGGGGGCGTGTGTTGGTGGGCGGTAGGTTGGGGGGAGCTCTTCGAATCGTCCAGGATGGTGGATTTGGGGTTGGGAGAAATCCATGTCGGCTCATCCGACTCTGACGCGGTGGTGCCCGAGGGTGCCGCCTTGCCTTCTTGGAGGGCGTCGGATGTACCCCCTTTCCATTTCCTTCCGTGTACCGGGGGAAACCCCAGGAGTTCTCCGGACAgcagcggcgtcgtcgtcgctctccttgtTGAAGGTGCTGTTTTGGTA
It includes:
- the LOC127314285 gene encoding putative disease resistance protein RGA3; amino-acid sequence: MAAVLDSLVQRCAAALEDFAGQEACAALGIRENVRGLLATLARIDAVVAHEEQRRVLSSKTDAWVAQLKDAMYEVDDVLDVCAVEGAKVLADADHPPAPKVRCAFMMFSCFRSSAPQKFHHEIGFTIRDIDIRLREMEDEMPALPAGSLIARRDWLISDETRIRSCHELPACAVGTHVQKSVAALVPRMIREGKKKVDVFAIVGAVGIGKTTLAREIFTDERMTENFPICVWVKMSKDLSEAAFLKKIIAGAGVNIGDTDNKEELLGLLGSALSKRFLIVLDDLDSPSIWDNLLKDPLGDGVARGRILITTRDEEVATGLKAIVHRVDRMDAENSWALLREQVFADSSSEELGALEDVGIKIAERSEGHPLAIKVIAGVLRSRRASKAEWEVILDSDAWSMRPFLQQVPQALYLSFVDLPSELKECFLHCSLYPEECPIRRFDLVRHWIAEGLVKASENKELEESAEEYYLELIGRNLLQPDPDNLDQCWITHDLLRSLARSLITDESILIDGQQRSSMGPLSSMSKPRHLALCNMENSLEGPISVKQQMSLRSLMLFNSPNVRVIDDLIVSAPCLRVLDLSNTAVEALPKSIGNLLHLRLLNLDGTQVRDIPSSVGFLVNLQTLSLQGCQSLQKLPWSISALQELRCLCLQGTSLRYVPKGVGELQHLNHLSGLIIGHDSNDPEGCDLDDLKFLSELRYLHLERIDRATTSGAAALANKPFLKVLHLSEQAPLIEEEEHEEEQENLEGAGKEEKSEREINNQCSKDDSAKASEKIWNELTPPQSVEKLVIKNYQGRKFPNWIAGPKLSTSFPSLAFLDLDNCTSCTTLPALGRLNQLKSLQISNAESIVTIGSEFLGTTVLSQSTSFPKLEVLKLRNMKKLEDWSLSVEESQILLPCLKSLHIHFCPKLKGLPEGLKHAALCDLRVEGAHGLTEIKDLPKLSDELYLKDNRALQRISNLPVLQSLTIDDCSKLKHVSGLDSLSHLRLVFPPSTETFYFEELVIFWSIAFPRWLEVLIRKRNGLRRFELQCTLPLLRSCLDGGKNWHVVQQIPEVRITSTDGKKYIRYNKGRRIYETNAQSED